CGCCTCGTCGCCCTTCACGGGGATCTGCGCGGCCATGCCGCCCATCGCGAAGGCGCCGCGCTCATGGCAGGTCTTCACCAGCAGCAGCGAATAGGCATTGAGGAAGGCATCGCCCATCACGACCTGCGCGCGGTCCGGCAGGATGAAGTTCGGGTTTTTGCCGAGCCGCTTGATATAGCTGAAGATGTAGTCCCAGCGGCCGCAATTGAGGCCGACAATGTGGTCCTTCAGCTCATAAAGGATTTCGTGCATCTCGAAGGCGGCGGGCAGCGTCTCGATCAGGACGGTGACCTTGATCGTGCCGTTCGGGATGCCGAGCTTCTTCTGCGCATGGACGAAGACGTCGTTCCAGAGGCGGGCTTCCTTGTGGCTCTCCATCTTCGGCAGATAGAAATAAGGGCCGGAGCCGGATGCGATCTGGCGCTTGGCGTTGTGGAAGAAGTAGAGGCCGAAATCGAACAGGCTGCCGGACATCGCCTGGCCGTCGATCTCGACATGGGCTTCTTCCAGATGCCAGCCGCGCGGGCGGACGATCAGCGTCGCGGGCTTCGCGACCACGTCGTAACGCTTGCCGTTCGTCTCGTCGGTGAAGCCGATTTCCTTGTCCCAATAGGCCATCATGTTCAGTTGGCCGCCGATCATGTTGTCCCAGGTCGGCGCGGCGGCGTCCTCGAAGTCGGTCATGTAGGACTGCGCGCCGGAATTGAGCGCGTTGATGACCATCTTGCGGTTGTCGACCGGGCCGGTGATCTCGACGCGGCGGTCGAGCAAATCCTTCGGGATCGGCGCGACCTTCCAGTCGCCCTCGCGGATCGACTTCGTCTCGGGCAGGAAGTCGGGCAGCTCGCCGGCATCGAACTTCTTCTGGCGTTCGGCGCGGGCGGCCAGCAACTCGCGGCGGCGCTCCCCGAAATTGCGCTCAAGCTCCGCGACGAAGGCCAGCGCCTCCGGCGTCAGCACCCGCTCATAGCCCGGCTTGAGGGCGCCCTTGACGGCAACGCCGTCCGCGATCGTCGTGGCTGCTGCCTTGCTCATGCTCGCCCGCCTCCGTACTTGAATCATGGGGTTCGTTTGCGCGAGGTCATACAGGCTCGACACCCGCTTGTCCAATATTTACTAAGTCATTGAAATTATTGAAGTAAAGAACTTCACAAGATTCGTGTGCGATTCTGTTGAATATGTAAATCCTGTAAATTAAAGTGCCCGGAAACCGGGAGATTGCGGACATGGCTTCGGACAAAAAAGTCTTTGCGGGCCCGCGCATTAGGCGGCTCCGGCGCGAGCGCGGACTGACCCAGGCGCGGATGGCGGCCGATCTCGGCATTTCGGCGAGTTATCTCAATCTGATCGAGCGCGACCAGCGGCCTGTCTCGGTGCAGGTGCTGCTGAAGCTCGCCGATGTCTATGACGTGGAGCTGCGGACGCTGGGTGGCGACGAGGAGGCGCAGGCGCTGACGACGCTGCGCGAGGTGTTTTCCGATCCGCTGTTCCGGGATGCGGGGCTGACGACACAGGATTTGCGCGAGATCGCCGCGGCGAGCCCGGCGGCGGCGGATGCGATCAGCAATCTCTACCGGGCCTATCAGGAGAGCACGGTGAGCGGTTCCATGCTGGCGGAGCGCCTTGCCGACCGCGATTTGAGCGAGGGGACGGAAGCACCGGGCCTGCCGCTTGAAGAGGTGCGCGACTTCATCAACAGCCGCAACAACCACTTTCCCGAACTGGACGACGCGGCGGAGCGGCTCTATGCGAAGGCGGGCATCGGCTCGGACGAGCCCTATGTGGCGCTCCGGACGGCGCTGCGCGACCTTCACGGCGTCTCGACCCGCATCGCGCCCGCCGATTTGATGCCGCATGAACTGCGTCGCTACGACCGCCACCGCCAGACGATCTTCCTGTCGGAACTGCTGGACCAGCCGGGACGCTCGTTCCAGCTTGCCTATCAGCTCGGCTATTTCGAGCAATCGCGCACCATGGAAGACATCGTGGAAGCCTCGGGCCTCGAAAGCGACGAGGCGCAGCGGCTCTGCCGCGTGGCGCTGGCGAATTATTTCGCCGCCGCGCTGCTGATGCCTTATTCGGCATTCCAGAAGACGGCGGAGGCGACGCGCTACGACATCCGCCTGCTCGGTCGGCGCTTCGGCACGAGCTTCGAGCAGGTCTGCCACCGCCTGACGACGCTGCAGCGGCCGGGCGCGCGCGGCATCCCCTTCTTTCTCATCCGCGTCGACAATGCAGGCAATGTCTCGAAGCGCTTTTCGGCGGCGGGCTTTCACTTCGCGCGTTTCGGCGGCACCTGCCCGCGCTGGAACGTGCATGACGCTTTCCGCGTGCCGGGCGAGGTCTATACGCAGGTCGTGCAGATGGAAGACGGCACGCGCTATTTCTCAATCGCGCGGACGGTGAGCCGCGCGGGCTCGGGGATAGGCGTACCCGGCGACCAGTATGTGGTGGGGCTCGGCTGCGAAATCGCCCATGCACGCAAGATCGTCTACAGCCAGGGCTACGATCTCGACGACGAGCGAGGCGCCATGCCCATCGGCGTCAATTGCAGGCTTTGCGAAAGGCTCGACTGTTCGCAGCGCGCCTTCCCGCCGCTGAAACACCGGCTGACGGTTGAAGACCATGTGCGCGGCGTCTCGCCCTTCGGCGTGCCGGTGAAGGCGGTCTAGAGTCCGAGCAGCGCGCGCGTTCCGAAGGCGAATGCGGCGAGCGCCAATACGCCGGCGAGCCATATCCCCGCGAACCAGAGAAGCTTGCGGCCGGTGCCGGGTTTCTTTTCGCCGCCAGTCATGCCGTCTTCAGTCATGCTCGGCATAGCCGCCATGCTCGCTCGCCTTGCCGTGGAAGACGCTATAGGCGTAGACGGTGTAGATCAGAACCATAGGCAGCACCACCGCGACGCCTATCAGCGCGAAGATGACGCTTGAGGCAGGCGCGATGACATCCCACACCGTCACCGATGGCGGGATGATGTTCGGATAGAGACTGACCGCAATGCCGAAGAATCCGAGGATGAAAAGTCCGACGGAGGAAAGGAACGGTACCAGCTCGCGCTTTGTGAAGATCGACCAGAAAAGGACCATTGCGAGGGCGAGGGTGAGGAAAGGCACCGGCGAGAGATAGAGGAGATTGAGCCCGCTGAACCAGCGCTCCGCGATGGCGGGACGGAGCAGCGGCGTCATCACGCTCACCGCGGCCATGGCGATCAGTGTGCCGCCGCCAAGCACGACGGCCGCGCCGCGCGCCCAATCCTGCACCTTGCCGGCGGTCTTGTAGATCGTCCATGTCGCGCCGAGAAGGCCATAGCCCGCAACGGTGCCGATGCCGGTGAGGATCGAGAAGGGCGTCAGCCAGTCGAACATGCCGCCCGCATAGCGCACGCCTTCGACATTGACGCCCTGCACCAGCGCACCGAGCAGCACGCCCTGCATGAAGGCCGCAATCAGCGAGCCGAAAAAGAACGAGCGGTTCCAGAGATGGACACTGGTATGCGCGGAGTGGCGGAACTCGAAGGTGACGCCGCGAAAGATCAGGGCAAAGAGCATCGCCATGACGGGAATGTAGAAGGCGGGCAGCACAATGGAATAGGCGGTGGGGAAGAAGACGAGGAGGCCGCCGCCGCCCAGCACCAGCCATGTCTCGTTGCCGTCCCAGACCGGCGCCACGGAATTGATCATCGCGTGGCGCGCGCCTTCATCGGGCGCGAAGGGGAAGAGAATGCCGATGCCGAGATCGAAACCGTCCAGCACGACATACATGAGGATCGCGAAGCCGATGACGCCGGCAGAAACGATGGCAAGGGTTTCCATGACGATCTCCTATTCCGCCGGAATGACGAGGCCGGGCCGCGCGCCGCGTATCGCTTCGGGCTTCTCGCCTTCCTCGCCCACGGAAAGCGGATCGGGGCCTTTGCGGACAAGCTTCGTGAGGTAATAGAGATAGGCGCCGAAAAGCCCGCCATAGACGATGAGGAAGAGGACGAGCGTCGTCGCGACGGCCTCTGCCGTGACGGTGGGCGAGACGCTGTCGGCGGTCCGGACCATGCCATAGACCGTCCAGGGCTGGCGGCCGACCTCCGTGACGAACCAGCCGGCCAATGTGGCGATGAAACCGGCAGGCGTCATGACAAGGGCTAGGCGCTGGAGCCAGCGGTCCTCGAAAAGGGTGCCGCGCCAGCGCGACCAGACGCCCCATAGGCCGAGCAGGAGAAACAGGAAGCCGATACCGACCATGACGCGGAAGGACCAGAAGACGATGCCGACAGGCGGCTGGTCCTCGATCGGCACTTCGTTGAGCCCCGGCACGACGCCCGACGGACTATGCTTCAGGATGAGGCTCGAACCCAAGGGAATGGAAAGTTCCAGATGATTGGTCTGCGCCTTCTGGTCCGGGATCGCGAAGATATGGAAAGGCGCGTGAGACTGCGTCTCCCAATTACCCTCCATCGCCGCAACCTTCATCGGCTGATGTTCGAGCGTGTTAAGGCCGTGCTGATCGCCGAGAAATATCTGCAGCGGCGCGAGCACGAGCAGCGCCCAGAAAGCGGTGGAGAAGGCAGGCCGCGCGATTTCAGCATTCTGGTTTCGCAACAGATAGAAACCGGAGACACCGGCGATGACGACGCTTGTCGTCAGGTAGGACGCCGCTGTCATGTGCATCAGGCGATAGGGAAAGGACGGGTTGAAGATGACCGCGAGCCAGCTATCGACCACGAAATGGCCGTCGATGAAGGTGGCGCCCTGCGGCGTCTGCATCCAGCTATTGGCGGAAAGAATCCAGAAGGCGGAAATCGCCGTGCCGATGGCGACGAGGCAAGTGGCGAGGAAGTGGAGACGGGGCCCCACCTTGTCCCAGCCGAACAGCATGATGCCGAGAAAGCCCGCTTCCAGGAAAAAAGCGGTGAGCACCTCGAAACCGATCAACGGTCCGAGCACGGGGCCCGTGATGCGCGACCATTCCGACCAGTTGGTGCCGAGCTGATAGGAAAGCACGATGCCGGAGACGACGCCCATGCCGAAACTGAGCGCGAAGATCTTCACCCAGAAGCGATAGAGCCGGTACCAGACTTCATCGCCCGTGCGCAGGAACTTCGCCTCGAAGAAGACGAGAAAGCCGCCGAGGCCGATGGTCAGCGTCGGAAACAGGATATGGAAAGCGATGGTGAAGGCGAATTGAAGCCTGGCGAGAATTTCTGCGTCCAGAGGCGGCATGGCACATCTCCGTCACGAAAGCGTCGAACTCGCGAATAGTAGCGTTTTTCGCCGGTGCGGACAGCCGGGATGGGAAGAGTGCCACGAAATGTCACGCGGCGAAACCGCGCAAGGCGCCGGTGGTTCGCGCTCGCTCACACCATCCGTCAGCGGATGACGCGTTCCGACGGAAAATGGACGCTGATTTTCATGCCGATTTCCGGCCGGTGCCCGGGCTGGCCGCGTTCCGCGCGCATGATATTGAGCCGGCCGCCATGCAATTCCATCACCTTGCGGGTGAGAGAGAGGGCGAGGCTTTCCTCGCGCGGCGCGCTGCTGTCTTCCGCGCTGACGAAGGGATCGTCCGTGCCAACGATATAGGGGAATGCATCCTGCTCCATCAGAGCGTCGGTATGCGTCCTGATTTCGTCGAGCGTCACGGCAATGCCGCCATCTTCTTCCGCCACGCTGAGGCGGATGGTGGAACCGCGATGCGCCGTATGCACGGCTTCCGCGAGAAGACGGAAGAGGCCCTGACGGAGACGACGCGCATCGCCCCGGAAACCGGGCAGGCGCTCGGGACAGGAAACCTCGATGGTGACGCCCTCGATAGCCGCGTTCTGACGCTGGCTGGCGACGGCGATCTCGGCGAGCTGGCCGAGATTGCAGATTTCATCCGTGAGATCGATCTGGTCCATTTCCGCTTCGGCGATGCCGAGCAGATCCTCGATCATGTCGAGCAGCATGGTGCCGCTCGAATAGATGTCGCTCGCATATTCCTTGTAGCGGTCGGTGCCCATGGGCCCGAGGCGCTCATTCTTCATCATTTCCGAGAAGCCGATGATATGCGTGAGCGGCGTGCGCAGGTCGTGATTGACGTTGGAGAAGAAGCTCTGGCTGCGCTTGCGGGTTTCCTGGCTGCGCGCTTCCACGGCCTGCATCGTCTCTTCGAGCTTGCGCCGGACGGTCACGTCGTTGAGCGCCGCGACGCGCGCGGGAACGCCGCCCCAGCGTGTGTCGACGATGCGCATTTCGGCGAAACGGTTATCGCCGTCGGGCCGCCGGATCGTGATGTCGTGCTCGCCGGGCTCGCTCGGCAGACCAAAAGGCTGGCCGACCAGTTCGCTGCCGCGGCCGAGAAGTTCCTGCGCCGCACCGTTTGCGAAGCGCACGGTGCCCTGGCTGTCGAGAATGACGATGGCTTCCGGCGTTTCCTGGACGAGCGTGACGTGAGGGCCGGCTTGCGGGGTGGGCACAGGCTCGCTTGCACCGTCTTCGCGCATGATGCGCCGGGCGACGGCGCGGCGGATCGCGAGGCCGACCGCGCGCGGTTCGTCCGTATCGGTGGAAAGGCAGTCTTCCGCCCCTGCGCCGATCACCTCGGCCTGGAGCGCCGCATCGTCGGCACCGATGGCGATGACCGGCGCATTGGGGCCAAGCGCGATGACACGGCGGAGAAAGCCGAGCGCAACGGGACCGCCATCGCCGATGTCGATAATGAGCGCGTCGATGCCGGGCTCGAGCAGCGGCTCGATGCCGTCATCGGGAACGGAGAAACTGAAATCGATCGGACCCGCGGCCGCCGAGGCGGCAACTTTGCCGAGCTCTTCACGCAGCGCGGTGGACGCGCTGACGAGATGTGCCGCGAGCGGGGGCAATACATGCAAGCCGCCTGCGAAACCGGAGCTGTTGCTCATTGCGATGCCTGGACGTGCCAAGATCTGACCTGCTTTCGCCCCCCAAGGGCCCCGCAACCTGATTCATATTAGTGCGCGCAGACGATTTGCCGCGCCGTGTGGGTTAACGTTCCGCTTATTTGGTAAACAGAACGTAAAGGGATCGGCTATTTTGTGGTTTCAAAATTTAGACACACAAAAGCCATAATTGGACCCTTACGGAAATTTTCTTTTATTTCAATAAGTTAAGTAGAAAATGCTGCCCGCTTGGGGAAAACGACGGTTTTCCTCAGGCGCCCATTCTGAAAACCGTTTCGTTGCCGAAAAGAGGATGCCCGAGGCTCCTTTGTACATTCATTCCGCTCAGTGATTCGCCGCCAGCGGCAGGGGCGCCGGAGCTTGTGAGGCGGGGAGCGATGGGCTAGGTATGCGCCCGCGCGGTTTCCCTGAGATTCAAGGCCCATGAACAAGAGCCAGAAGAGTTTCCGCCCCAAGGCGCGCGTGCCGAAGGGGCTTCGCGATATGTCCGCCGGCATGGTCCGCGCGGAAGAGCGCATGCTTGCGCGCATTCGCGAAGTCTATGAACGCTACGGCTTCGACCCGCTGGAAACCTCCGCCTTCGAATATGCCGATGCGCTCGGCAAGTTCCTGCCGGACGAAGACCGCCCGAACGAGGGCGTGTTTTCCTTTCAGGACGATGACGAGCAATGGCTGGCGCTGCGCTACGACCTGACGGCGCCGCTCGCGCGCTATGTCGCGGAAAATTACGACGCGTTGCCGAAGCCCTTTCGCCGCTACCAGACGGGGCCGGTGTGGCGGAACGAAAAGCCGGGGCCGGGCCGCTTCCGCCAGTTCACGCAATTCGACGCCGATACCGTGGCGGCACCCGGCGTCGCCGCCGATGCCGAGATGTGCATGATGGGCGCCGATTGCCTTGAGGCGCTCGGCATTCCGCGCGGCAGCTATCGCATCCGTGCCAACAACCGCAAGGTTCTGGACGGGTTGCTTGAGCGGATCGGCATTGCCGGCGAGCCGGGCAGCACGACCTATATGACGGTGCTGCGCGCCATCGACAAATATGACCGGCTGGGCCGCAAGGGCGTGGAACTGCTGCTCGGGCCGGGCCGCAAGGACGAGTCCGGCGACTTCACCAAAGGCGCAGGCCTGTCGCCCTCGCAGATCACCGCCGTGGTCGACTATGTGGAGTCCGGCGTCGGCGAAGGCGCAAGCGACCGCAAGCTCGTGCTCGACGGCTGGCGCAATGTCGTCGGCGAGAGCGCCATCGGCCGCGAAGGCCTCGACGAGCTGGCCGAAATGGACGCGCTGTTCACGGCGGCGGGCTACGGGCTCGACCGCATCGAATTCAACTCATGGATCGTGCGCGGGCTCGGCTATTACACCGGCCCGGTTTTCGAATCCGACCTTCTTTTCGAGGTGAAGGACGAGAGCGGCAATCCCGTGCGCTTCGGCTCCGTCGGTTCGGGCGGGCGCTATGACGGGCTCGTCGAACGCTTCAAGGGCGTGAAGGTGCCCGCGACCGGCTTTTCCATCGGCGTGAGCCGCTTGCAGGCAGCGCTCGAACTTCTCGGCAAGCTCGACGTCGAAGACGTGCTGGCGCCGGTCGTCGTGCTGACCCTCGATGCGGAGAACATGGCAGGCTACCAGTCGATGGTGTCCGAGCTGCGGGCGGCGGGCATCCGCGCCGAGCTTTATCTCGGCGGCTCCGGCATGAAGGCGCAGCTCAAATATGCCGACAAGCGGGGCGCCCCCATCGCCGTCATCGAGGGCGAGGACGAGCGGATGAAGGGCGAAGTGACGCTGAAAGACCTCATCCTCGGCAGCGAAATGTCGAAGGAAATCGAGGACAACGCGGCCTGGCGCGAGGGCCAGCCGGCGCAGGTGGCCGTGCCCCGCGCCCGCCTCGTGGAAGAAGTGATGGCGATGCTCGCCCGGCATCGCAGCGTCCGGGGCCATCACGGCTGAAAAAGCCGCCATCCTCCACGCTCGATATTTACCATTTCCGTGATAGATAAGGCCCCGTCCGAAGGGTTCGGCCGGGCCGGGAAGTAACCGATATGTCGTCAACATCCATGGCAGCACTGGACGGAGAAGGCCTCCGCGCCCGCGAGGCGCTGGCGGTGGCCGTGCGCGCGGGCTTCGAGGGCGCGGGCTATGCGCCCGTTTCCGCGCCCGTCATGCAGCCCGCCGATATTTTCCTCGACATGTCCGGCGAGGATATCCGCCGCCGCATGTATGTCTTCGCCGATCCGGCGGGCGAGGAATTGTGCTTGAGGCCCGAACTCACCATTCCCGTCTGCCGCCTCTATCTGGAAGGCGCGGGCGGACCGAAGAAACTCTGCTCCGTCGGCGCGGTTTACCGCTACCAGCAGAAGGGGTCGGCGAAGCTGCGCGAATTCACGCAAGCGGGCCTCGAATGTCTCGACGCGGCGGACGCGGAAGCGGCGGATGCCGAGGTGATCTCGCTCGCCGCGCGGGCGCTGGCCGATGCGGGCCTGAAAAATTATGAAATCGAAATCGGCGATCTCGCGCTGTTCGATGCGCTGGTCGATGCGCTCGACCTGCCGCCCGGCTGGCGCTCGCGCCTGAAGCGGCACTTCTGGCGGCCGGATTATTTCCGCGAATTGCTGGCGCGGCTCGCGGCAGGAGATGCAGGCGACGAGACGGGCGACAAGCAGGCGCTGATCTCGGCGTTGGCGGGCCTCGACGAGGAGCGCGCAAAGGATGTGATCGAGGATGTGCTGAAACTTGCGGGCATTGCGCCTGTCGGCGGCCGGACGGTGGAAGAAGTGGCCGAACGACTGCTGGAGCAAGCGGAGCTGGCATCCTCCAGCGTGCCACGCGCGGCGGCCGAACTCATCTCGGGTTTCCTCGCCGTATCGGGCACGCCGAAAGAGTGCATCGCGCGCATCAAGGCGTTGACGGGCGGGGCAGGCGTCTCCATCGACGCGGCGATTGCGCGCTTCGAGCGGCGCATGGAACTGACGGCGAAAGCGGGGCTCGATCTTTCCCGCGCACATTTCGCCACCGGCTTCGGCCGCAACATGGCCTATTACACCGGCTTCGTTTTCGAGTTCCGCGTGGCGGCGCTCGGCGTCGATGCGATGATCTGCGGCGGCGGACGGTATGACGATCTCCTCTCGGCGCTCGGTGCGGCATCGCCCGTGCCCGCGGTGGGCTGCGCGGTCGGCATCGAGCGGCTGCTCGCGGCCGTGGCGAAGGAGGCCGGCAAATGAGCGGCAAACTCGTGATCGGCCTGCCCTCCAAGGGAAGGCTCCAGGAAAATGCCAATGCCTTCTTCGCGCGTGCGGGGCTGAAAGTCCGGCAGGATGGCGGGCGCGGTTATACCGGCCGGCTCGACGGCATGGCGAATGTCGAGATCGCGTTTCTTTCGGCATCCGAAATCGCCGGGCAATTGGAGCAGGGCATCATTCACCTCGGCGTGACGGGCGAAGACCTGATCCGCGAGAAGCTCTCCGCGCCCGAACGCGACGTGGAGCTGCTGCTGCCGCTCGGCTTCGGCCATGCCGATGTCGTGGTTGCCGTGCCGCAAAGCTGGATCGATGTCGCGACCATGGCCGACCTCGACGACGTGGCGCTCGCCTTCCACACGAAGCGCGGAAGGCGGCTGCGCGTCGCGACCAAATATTTCAACCTGACGCGGAGCTTCTTCGCCGAGCACGGCCTGACGGATTACCGCATCGTCGAAAGCCTCGGCGCGACCGAAGGCGCACCGGCGGCGGGCACGGCGGAAGTGATCGTCGATATAACGTCCACCGGCGCGACGCTGGCGGCGAATAATCTGAAGATCCTCGACGACGGCACGATCCTGAAGAGCCAGGCGAACCTTGTCGCGAGCCTGGGTGCTGAATGGAGCGATGCGGCGCTGAAGGCGGCGGGCGAAATTCTCGACCGCGTCTCGGCACAGGCGCGCGCGGCCAAAGTCATCGAAGTCCGCTTCGCGGGCGAGGGCGACGACGCCGCGCTGCTGGATGAACTGAAGAAACGCTTCGGCGTGACGCTGCCCTTCGGCAATGGTGTCGCACCCGTGCGCATCGCGCATTGCCCGGAGGCCCGGCTCTACGATCTCGTTGCCTTCCTCTATGCGGAAGGCCGCGACACCGTAACGGCGGTGCGCGCGGATTATGTGTTCGAGGCGAAGAACCCGCTGCGCGAGCGGCTTGTCGCGCGGCTGAAGAACGGAAACTGATTTCATGACCGCTACTCTCGCCTTCACAACGGCCATTGTGGTTCTTGTGACGGCGACGCTTTCCGGCATTTTCGGAATGGCGGGTGGCATGATCCTGATGGGTTTTCTGACCGCCGCCTATTCGGTCGGTGCCGCGATGATGCTGCATGGCGTGACGCAGGCCGTGTCGAACGGCTACCGCGCCATCATCAACCGCAAGGACATCGTCTGGCCGATCGTCGCGACCAACATGGCGGGCGGCGTCGCCGCACTTGTTCTCTTCCTGCTGGTGAGCTTCGTCCCGGACAAGGCGACGGTCTTTCTCGTTCTCGGCGCCATCCCCTTCGTCGCCTTCTCGATCCCGAAAAGCTGGGGCCTCGACGTGACGAAGCCCGCGGTGGCGATTGGCGGTGGCTTCGTGGTGACGGCGCTGACGCTGACGGCGGGCGTCGCCGGACCCATCCTCGACATCTTCTTCGTGCAGAGCCCGCTGACGCGCCACCAGATCGTCGCGACCAAGGCGGTGACGCAGACGCTGCAGCATCTGACGAAGCTGCTTTATTTCGGCGTGCTCGCCGCGCATCTGCTGCCGGATGCGGATATTCCCTGGTGGATCTATGTGATGGTGGCGCCGCTCGCCATGCTCGGCACGACCTTCGGCAAGATGCTGCTCGACCGCATGAACGACGGCCAGTTCAAGAACTGGAGCCGGTACATTCTCTACGTGCTGGGCGCCGTGTTGATCGTGCGCGGTTTAATGCTGCTGGGCTGAGAGGTCCTTCCGGGCGAGAAACTTCCGCCGACCCTGTTCGCCGAGCTTCTCCATGAGCGGCAGGATGGGCCGGATCATCCACGGAAACGAACCGAACAACCGCGCCATGAGGCTGGCACTCCAGGGCGAATAGACTTCGAGTCTGCCCGTGTCGATGGCCTTGAGCGTCGCGGCGGCGATATCTTCGGGCGTCATCACCCTGTCGACGAAATTGAGCACCGAGCCGCCATGCAACGCCTCGTGATGAAGCATGGGCGTGTCGACGGCGGCAGGATAGACGCCGGAGACTTTCACGCCGAGCGGCGCAAGTTCCTGATGAAAGCCGCAAAGGAAGCCGCGCAGGCCGAACTTGGAGGCGGAGTAGATGGCGCTGTCCTTGAGCGAAATGACGCCGCCGAGGGAGACGGTGGCGACCATCGCACCCCGCCGGCGGGCGATCATCAGCGGTGCCGCGGCGCGCATGAGCCTGATCGGCGCGCGAAGATTGATTTCGAGATGAAGGTCGAGCGCCGCCTGATCGAGGCCGGTCACGGCACCCGGCACGACGATGCCGGCATTGTTGACGAGCACGTCGAGATCGGCGTGTTCTCTGCCGAGCCGGTCGCAGAGCCGCTCCACCTCCTCCCGCGAGGAAAGATCGCAGAGTATCTTTTCAGGCGCGGCGCGGAGAGTGGCAGCAACCGCATCGAGCGGCGCCATTTCACGGTCCACAAGGATGAGGCTGTAGCCGCGAGCATCGAGCGCCCGCGAAATCGCCGAGCCGATGCCGCCGCCTGCGCCCGTAATCAGCGCCTTGCGCGAGATGCTCATGCCGCCGCCCTTGCGCGCGAGACGCGCAGCGCGTCGAAACAGCCATCGGCAAGGTTCGGCCAGCCGAAACGCTTGCGGATGCGTTTCATCTGTTTGCGGTAGGCGTCGATCTCGACATAAGTGGCGTGGCGGGACGAGCCGACGAATTTGATGCCGCCCGTCAAATC
Above is a window of Parvibaculum lavamentivorans DS-1 DNA encoding:
- the aceB gene encoding malate synthase A, producing the protein MSKAAATTIADGVAVKGALKPGYERVLTPEALAFVAELERNFGERRRELLAARAERQKKFDAGELPDFLPETKSIREGDWKVAPIPKDLLDRRVEITGPVDNRKMVINALNSGAQSYMTDFEDAAAPTWDNMIGGQLNMMAYWDKEIGFTDETNGKRYDVVAKPATLIVRPRGWHLEEAHVEIDGQAMSGSLFDFGLYFFHNAKRQIASGSGPYFYLPKMESHKEARLWNDVFVHAQKKLGIPNGTIKVTVLIETLPAAFEMHEILYELKDHIVGLNCGRWDYIFSYIKRLGKNPNFILPDRAQVVMGDAFLNAYSLLLVKTCHERGAFAMGGMAAQIPVKGDEAANEAAFNKVRADKEREANNGHDGTWVAHPDLVKVAMEIFGKLEGPNQLARQRQDVNVGQKELLQPHKGERTEHGMRECCRVGVQYIEAWIGGRGAVPLYNLMEDAATAEISRTQIWQWIYHGATLSDGRKVTPELFRDVLEDEMKSLRETLGETRWNEGHFEQAIGLFSEMTTARECEEFLTLPAYRLILENETRP
- a CDS encoding helix-turn-helix domain-containing protein, with protein sequence MASDKKVFAGPRIRRLRRERGLTQARMAADLGISASYLNLIERDQRPVSVQVLLKLADVYDVELRTLGGDEEAQALTTLREVFSDPLFRDAGLTTQDLREIAAASPAAADAISNLYRAYQESTVSGSMLAERLADRDLSEGTEAPGLPLEEVRDFINSRNNHFPELDDAAERLYAKAGIGSDEPYVALRTALRDLHGVSTRIAPADLMPHELRRYDRHRQTIFLSELLDQPGRSFQLAYQLGYFEQSRTMEDIVEASGLESDEAQRLCRVALANYFAAALLMPYSAFQKTAEATRYDIRLLGRRFGTSFEQVCHRLTTLQRPGARGIPFFLIRVDNAGNVSKRFSAAGFHFARFGGTCPRWNVHDAFRVPGEVYTQVVQMEDGTRYFSIARTVSRAGSGIGVPGDQYVVGLGCEIAHARKIVYSQGYDLDDERGAMPIGVNCRLCERLDCSQRAFPPLKHRLTVEDHVRGVSPFGVPVKAV
- a CDS encoding DUF2474 family protein → MPSMTEDGMTGGEKKPGTGRKLLWFAGIWLAGVLALAAFAFGTRALLGL
- the cydB gene encoding cytochrome d ubiquinol oxidase subunit II, whose translation is METLAIVSAGVIGFAILMYVVLDGFDLGIGILFPFAPDEGARHAMINSVAPVWDGNETWLVLGGGGLLVFFPTAYSIVLPAFYIPVMAMLFALIFRGVTFEFRHSAHTSVHLWNRSFFFGSLIAAFMQGVLLGALVQGVNVEGVRYAGGMFDWLTPFSILTGIGTVAGYGLLGATWTIYKTAGKVQDWARGAAVVLGGGTLIAMAAVSVMTPLLRPAIAERWFSGLNLLYLSPVPFLTLALAMVLFWSIFTKRELVPFLSSVGLFILGFFGIAVSLYPNIIPPSVTVWDVIAPASSVIFALIGVAVVLPMVLIYTVYAYSVFHGKASEHGGYAEHD
- a CDS encoding cytochrome ubiquinol oxidase subunit I, translating into MPPLDAEILARLQFAFTIAFHILFPTLTIGLGGFLVFFEAKFLRTGDEVWYRLYRFWVKIFALSFGMGVVSGIVLSYQLGTNWSEWSRITGPVLGPLIGFEVLTAFFLEAGFLGIMLFGWDKVGPRLHFLATCLVAIGTAISAFWILSANSWMQTPQGATFIDGHFVVDSWLAVIFNPSFPYRLMHMTAASYLTTSVVIAGVSGFYLLRNQNAEIARPAFSTAFWALLVLAPLQIFLGDQHGLNTLEHQPMKVAAMEGNWETQSHAPFHIFAIPDQKAQTNHLELSIPLGSSLILKHSPSGVVPGLNEVPIEDQPPVGIVFWSFRVMVGIGFLFLLLGLWGVWSRWRGTLFEDRWLQRLALVMTPAGFIATLAGWFVTEVGRQPWTVYGMVRTADSVSPTVTAEAVATTLVLFLIVYGGLFGAYLYYLTKLVRKGPDPLSVGEEGEKPEAIRGARPGLVIPAE
- a CDS encoding sensor histidine kinase → MSNSSGFAGGLHVLPPLAAHLVSASTALREELGKVAASAAAGPIDFSFSVPDDGIEPLLEPGIDALIIDIGDGGPVALGFLRRVIALGPNAPVIAIGADDAALQAEVIGAGAEDCLSTDTDEPRAVGLAIRRAVARRIMREDGASEPVPTPQAGPHVTLVQETPEAIVILDSQGTVRFANGAAQELLGRGSELVGQPFGLPSEPGEHDITIRRPDGDNRFAEMRIVDTRWGGVPARVAALNDVTVRRKLEETMQAVEARSQETRKRSQSFFSNVNHDLRTPLTHIIGFSEMMKNERLGPMGTDRYKEYASDIYSSGTMLLDMIEDLLGIAEAEMDQIDLTDEICNLGQLAEIAVASQRQNAAIEGVTIEVSCPERLPGFRGDARRLRQGLFRLLAEAVHTAHRGSTIRLSVAEEDGGIAVTLDEIRTHTDALMEQDAFPYIVGTDDPFVSAEDSSAPREESLALSLTRKVMELHGGRLNIMRAERGQPGHRPEIGMKISVHFPSERVIR
- the hisS gene encoding histidine--tRNA ligase — encoded protein: MNKSQKSFRPKARVPKGLRDMSAGMVRAEERMLARIREVYERYGFDPLETSAFEYADALGKFLPDEDRPNEGVFSFQDDDEQWLALRYDLTAPLARYVAENYDALPKPFRRYQTGPVWRNEKPGPGRFRQFTQFDADTVAAPGVAADAEMCMMGADCLEALGIPRGSYRIRANNRKVLDGLLERIGIAGEPGSTTYMTVLRAIDKYDRLGRKGVELLLGPGRKDESGDFTKGAGLSPSQITAVVDYVESGVGEGASDRKLVLDGWRNVVGESAIGREGLDELAEMDALFTAAGYGLDRIEFNSWIVRGLGYYTGPVFESDLLFEVKDESGNPVRFGSVGSGGRYDGLVERFKGVKVPATGFSIGVSRLQAALELLGKLDVEDVLAPVVVLTLDAENMAGYQSMVSELRAAGIRAELYLGGSGMKAQLKYADKRGAPIAVIEGEDERMKGEVTLKDLILGSEMSKEIEDNAAWREGQPAQVAVPRARLVEEVMAMLARHRSVRGHHG